A genomic window from Pyxidicoccus trucidator includes:
- a CDS encoding response regulator, with translation MLTVLVIDDDLFVLTMVRDILESSGYAVVTIQTPEQAFNMDVSGISAILCDFNMPGMTGADVLTAMRELQNCQVPFIFLTGHEELDDILPVAIRYGAELLPKPIQPVELVRLLVKQLGSVAA, from the coding sequence ATGCTGACCGTGCTGGTGATTGACGATGACCTCTTCGTACTCACGATGGTCCGGGACATCCTCGAGAGCTCGGGCTACGCGGTGGTGACGATTCAGACGCCGGAGCAAGCGTTCAACATGGACGTCTCCGGCATCTCCGCCATCCTCTGCGACTTCAACATGCCGGGGATGACGGGCGCCGACGTGCTGACCGCCATGCGCGAGCTTCAGAACTGCCAGGTGCCCTTCATCTTCCTCACCGGGCACGAGGAGCTGGACGACATCCTCCCCGTCGCCATCCGCTACGGCGCGGAGCTGCTCCCCAAGCCCATCCAGCCCGTCGAGCTGGTGCGGCTGCTGGTGAAGCAGCTCGGCTCCGTGGCGGCCTGA
- a CDS encoding tetratricopeptide repeat protein, with the protein MAKSSSRKSPAKAKKSAARAAPVKAKTPAAPAKASAAPTKPPAAPAKPPEPKAEPRPLVLEAEPVLDTEPGPQKALPSGEPAGRVLPFEIDPKRMEEGLRKLQGEVVHWANKGRYTRVRFKFRGKQLLPDLPLAAVVAAEGLTFYWGGILRVLIANVVGGSVFQVELVNDAEKRVQAGKEALLSGDVDQALALFREAVSMDRDLPSAHLNVGVALKLKGDREGALAAFEKAKESDPEGPIGTEAERLAAPLRPQGSARSA; encoded by the coding sequence ATGGCCAAGAGCTCCTCCCGCAAGTCCCCGGCGAAGGCGAAGAAGTCCGCGGCCCGCGCCGCCCCCGTGAAGGCGAAGACGCCCGCTGCCCCGGCGAAGGCGTCTGCCGCCCCGACGAAGCCGCCCGCCGCCCCGGCGAAGCCGCCCGAGCCGAAGGCCGAGCCGCGTCCGCTCGTGCTGGAGGCCGAGCCCGTCCTCGACACCGAGCCCGGGCCCCAGAAGGCGCTGCCCTCGGGCGAGCCCGCGGGCCGCGTCCTGCCCTTCGAAATCGACCCGAAGCGCATGGAGGAGGGGCTGCGCAAGCTCCAGGGCGAGGTGGTGCACTGGGCCAACAAGGGCCGCTACACCCGGGTGCGCTTCAAGTTCCGGGGCAAGCAGCTGCTGCCGGACCTGCCGCTGGCCGCCGTGGTGGCCGCGGAGGGGCTCACGTTCTACTGGGGCGGCATCCTCCGCGTGCTCATCGCCAACGTGGTGGGCGGCAGCGTCTTCCAGGTGGAGCTGGTCAACGACGCGGAGAAGCGCGTGCAGGCCGGCAAGGAGGCGCTCCTGTCGGGTGACGTGGACCAGGCGCTGGCCCTCTTCCGCGAGGCCGTGTCCATGGACCGCGATTTGCCTTCCGCGCACCTCAACGTGGGCGTCGCGCTCAAGCTGAAGGGCGACCGCGAGGGCGCGCTGGCGGCCTTCGAGAAGGCGAAGGAGAGTGACCCGGAAGGTCCCATCGGCACCGAGGCCGAGCGGCTGGCCGCCCCCTTGCGACCCCAGGGCTCCGCGCGCTCCGCCTGA
- a CDS encoding acyl-CoA thioesterase: MTAAFLAATTPEHLSPGRYRVRFSAPWYQGKGAFGGVVAGAALRALEHHVGAAQGRPVRSFTAHFCAPAVEGEAEVLTRIERAGKLVTHATARVENAAGVVCVASATFGAARGGTMEYFEVKRPEVPPPHEVPMVPDDVPMPTFCQFFEYRFCLGGAPYSGGPVAETGGWIRPREPLPLDAPLCVGLMDAYPPSVLARVDGFQASATVDFRLDFFHALPRPGLREDAHFLRTGRSRQAAEGYAEDFQQLWTEDGQLLAQCHQLFALLG; this comes from the coding sequence ATGACCGCCGCCTTTCTCGCCGCCACCACACCCGAGCACCTGTCTCCCGGCCGCTACCGCGTCCGCTTCTCCGCGCCCTGGTACCAGGGGAAGGGCGCGTTCGGAGGCGTGGTGGCGGGCGCGGCGCTGCGAGCGCTGGAGCACCACGTGGGCGCAGCGCAGGGGCGTCCGGTGCGCTCGTTCACCGCGCACTTCTGCGCGCCGGCGGTGGAGGGCGAGGCGGAGGTGCTGACGCGCATCGAGCGCGCGGGCAAGCTCGTCACGCACGCCACGGCGCGGGTGGAGAACGCGGCGGGCGTGGTGTGCGTGGCCAGCGCCACCTTCGGCGCGGCGCGCGGCGGGACGATGGAGTACTTCGAGGTGAAGCGTCCGGAAGTGCCACCCCCGCACGAGGTGCCGATGGTGCCGGACGACGTGCCCATGCCGACCTTCTGCCAGTTCTTCGAGTATCGCTTCTGCCTCGGCGGGGCGCCGTACTCGGGAGGGCCGGTGGCGGAGACGGGCGGCTGGATTCGTCCCCGCGAGCCCCTGCCGCTGGACGCGCCGCTGTGCGTGGGGCTGATGGATGCGTACCCGCCGTCGGTGCTCGCGCGCGTGGACGGCTTCCAGGCGTCGGCGACGGTGGACTTCCGGCTGGACTTCTTCCACGCGCTGCCGCGCCCGGGCCTTCGCGAGGACGCGCACTTCCTGCGCACCGGCCGCTCGCGTCAGGCCGCGGAGGGCTACGCGGAGGACTTCCAGCAGCTCTGGACCGAGGACGGCCAGCTGCTGGCGCAGTGTCACCAGCTCTTCGCGCTGCTGGGCTGA
- a CDS encoding M24 family metallopeptidase, translating to MTRARPVVLSALLSSACLWAPLASAAGGADIATPEAWPRIRKERIQKLLPLAMTRANVDAWVLICRENDNDPLAVHVGCENAGGTAAFLFFKQGDAVRSVALSPAGEATALKDVGPMDEVVPLERGTDLFAQVAARLASAKPARIAVNSSASVTVADGLSATQRAALEKALSPALRKKLVSSEDVVSEWLSVKLPEEVDILRKAAALTSQLEVEAYRAVVPGKTRDVDVARFLKRRMAELGVGDAWAPDQNPNVQSGPTRGHSHATERVIQPGDFIQTDFGIRVGGMWVTDIQRFAYVLAPGETQPPKEALEKWEKGKKGSRIALAALKPGARGWDVDKAQRDWMREAGSEPVMWGTGHPVGYWAHDVGPALSGAQKDQPARGQSARVVRPGQVFAFDGFFAWKDGGPDLMRLVSVEEMAVVTETGAEYLIPPQEDLVLIPSPATGAGPARPGTPR from the coding sequence ATGACGCGCGCACGGCCCGTGGTGCTCTCCGCCCTGCTCTCCTCCGCATGCCTCTGGGCACCCCTGGCGAGCGCCGCCGGTGGCGCGGACATCGCCACCCCGGAGGCGTGGCCCCGCATCCGCAAGGAGCGCATCCAGAAGCTGCTGCCCCTGGCCATGACTCGCGCCAACGTGGACGCCTGGGTGCTCATCTGCCGGGAGAACGACAACGACCCGCTCGCCGTGCACGTCGGCTGTGAGAACGCGGGGGGCACCGCCGCCTTCCTGTTCTTCAAGCAGGGCGACGCGGTGCGCTCCGTCGCCCTGTCCCCCGCGGGCGAGGCCACGGCCCTCAAGGACGTGGGCCCCATGGACGAGGTGGTGCCGCTGGAGCGCGGGACGGACCTCTTCGCGCAGGTGGCGGCGCGGCTGGCCTCGGCGAAGCCCGCGCGCATCGCGGTGAACTCGTCGGCCTCGGTGACGGTGGCGGACGGCCTGTCCGCCACGCAGCGCGCGGCGCTGGAGAAGGCGCTGTCGCCCGCGCTCCGCAAGAAGCTGGTGTCCTCCGAGGACGTCGTCTCCGAGTGGCTCTCCGTGAAGCTCCCCGAGGAGGTGGACATCCTCCGCAAGGCCGCCGCGCTCACCTCGCAGCTCGAGGTGGAGGCCTACCGCGCGGTGGTGCCGGGCAAGACGCGTGACGTGGACGTGGCGCGCTTCCTCAAGCGGCGCATGGCGGAGCTGGGCGTGGGCGACGCGTGGGCGCCGGACCAGAATCCCAACGTGCAGAGCGGCCCCACGCGAGGCCACTCGCACGCCACCGAGCGCGTGATTCAGCCCGGAGACTTCATCCAGACGGACTTCGGCATCCGCGTGGGCGGCATGTGGGTGACGGACATCCAGCGCTTCGCCTACGTGCTGGCCCCGGGCGAGACGCAGCCCCCGAAGGAGGCGCTGGAGAAGTGGGAGAAGGGCAAGAAGGGCAGCCGCATCGCCCTGGCGGCCCTGAAGCCCGGCGCGCGCGGCTGGGACGTGGACAAGGCCCAGCGCGACTGGATGCGCGAGGCCGGCTCCGAGCCCGTCATGTGGGGCACCGGCCACCCCGTGGGCTACTGGGCCCATGACGTGGGGCCGGCGCTGTCCGGCGCGCAGAAGGACCAGCCGGCCAGGGGGCAGTCAGCGCGCGTGGTCCGCCCGGGGCAGGTGTTCGCCTTCGACGGGTTCTTCGCGTGGAAGGACGGCGGGCCGGACCTGATGCGCCTCGTCTCCGTGGAGGAGATGGCCGTCGTCACCGAGACGGGCGCGGAGTACCTCATCCCACCGCAGGAGGACCTGGTGCTCATCCCGTCGCCAGCGACGGGCGCGGGGCCGGCCCGACCCGGCACGCCCCGCTGA
- a CDS encoding TolB family protein, translating into MSTVASLALLASLSAAPAAPQAPRVFAPDVVSSASEEFGAAFTPDGNTVYFNRADPTRFTFQLVMVSHFRAGRWTKPEVASFSGRWRDIDPALSPDGRRLFFASNRPLEEGAPVRKDFDVWMVEREGSGWSAPRHVPEVSTEASETNTSLTMDGTLYVTRMPVGPGAKRAIYRHPWKDGRYAPGEKLPAPINDATYGAGNHFIAPDERYLIFSSEDRPGGVGRYDLWVSFREGGGWSAPRNLGTAVNRGDVLTPVVVPARGVLVYASRLPFQHEPRAKPYTTEEFEARLRSPGNGQGDLYEVALSSVGLATDTATTR; encoded by the coding sequence ATGTCCACCGTCGCTTCGCTCGCGCTGCTCGCCTCGCTGTCCGCCGCGCCGGCCGCTCCTCAGGCGCCTCGCGTCTTCGCTCCCGACGTCGTGTCCTCCGCCAGCGAGGAGTTCGGCGCCGCCTTCACGCCGGACGGCAACACCGTCTACTTCAACCGTGCGGACCCCACGCGCTTCACCTTCCAGCTCGTCATGGTGAGCCACTTCCGCGCGGGCCGTTGGACGAAGCCGGAGGTGGCGTCCTTCTCGGGGCGGTGGCGGGACATCGACCCGGCGCTGTCCCCGGACGGGCGGCGCCTCTTCTTCGCCTCCAACCGGCCGCTCGAGGAAGGCGCACCGGTGCGCAAGGACTTCGACGTGTGGATGGTGGAGCGCGAGGGCTCGGGCTGGAGCGCGCCGCGCCATGTGCCGGAGGTCAGCACGGAGGCGTCGGAGACGAACACCTCCCTCACCATGGACGGCACGCTCTACGTCACGCGCATGCCGGTGGGGCCGGGCGCGAAGCGCGCCATCTACCGCCACCCGTGGAAGGACGGCCGCTACGCCCCGGGAGAGAAGCTGCCCGCGCCCATCAACGACGCCACCTATGGAGCAGGCAACCACTTCATCGCCCCGGACGAGCGCTACCTCATCTTCAGCTCGGAGGACCGGCCCGGCGGCGTGGGCAGGTACGACCTCTGGGTGTCCTTCCGCGAGGGCGGCGGCTGGAGCGCGCCGCGCAACCTGGGCACGGCCGTCAACCGGGGCGACGTGCTGACGCCGGTGGTGGTGCCCGCACGCGGGGTACTGGTGTACGCGTCGCGGCTTCCCTTCCAGCACGAGCCGCGCGCGAAGCCGTACACCACCGAGGAGTTCGAGGCGCGCCTGCGCTCGCCGGGCAACGGCCAGGGAGACCTGTACGAAGTGGCCCTCTCCTCGGTGGGACTCGCCACGGACACGGCCACGACGCGCTGA
- a CDS encoding RNA polymerase sigma factor → MDSAARQDLQQWMARLADGDRSAFTPAFAVLHPLVARFCARLLPDGADAEDAAQAALLKVFTRASDFEASRDALPWVLALAAYECRTYRKARLRRREEASPDEGLPDAAEGPEARLAGAQLAAALRDVLEDLKPEDAATLAVALGEAERPAVPPATFRKRLERAMTRLRAAWRTRHGVE, encoded by the coding sequence GTGGACTCCGCGGCACGGCAGGACTTGCAGCAGTGGATGGCCCGGCTCGCCGACGGCGACCGGAGTGCGTTCACTCCGGCCTTCGCGGTGCTGCACCCGCTCGTGGCGCGCTTCTGCGCGCGGCTGCTGCCGGACGGGGCGGACGCGGAGGACGCGGCGCAGGCGGCGCTGCTGAAGGTGTTCACCCGGGCGTCGGACTTCGAGGCCTCGCGCGACGCGCTGCCGTGGGTGCTGGCCCTGGCGGCCTATGAGTGCCGCACGTACCGCAAGGCGCGGCTGCGGCGTCGCGAGGAGGCGTCCCCGGACGAGGGCCTTCCCGACGCGGCGGAGGGGCCGGAAGCGCGGCTGGCGGGGGCGCAGCTGGCGGCGGCGCTGCGGGACGTGTTGGAAGACTTGAAGCCCGAGGACGCGGCCACGCTGGCCGTGGCGCTCGGGGAAGCGGAGCGTCCGGCGGTGCCGCCGGCCACCTTTCGCAAGCGGTTGGAGCGGGCCATGACGCGGCTGAGGGCTGCCTGGAGGACGAGACATGGAGTCGAGTGA
- the ung gene encoding uracil-DNA glycosylase: protein MLADKLPEDWKKELRTALASPSFQELERFVAKERKSATVFPSEEDLFSAFRLTPYKNVKVLLLGQDPYHGPGQAHGLAFSVQPGVTPPPSLVNIFKELESDVKVPRPKDGSLIPWAKQGVLLLNAVLTVRQAEPNSHAGHGWEDFTDEVIRAVSAKQDPVVFLLWGRYAQKKKKLIDAKRHVVLEGTHPSPLSASNGFFGSRPFTQVNEALKAKGRPTVDWTLAR, encoded by the coding sequence ATGCTGGCGGACAAGCTGCCCGAGGACTGGAAGAAGGAGCTGCGCACGGCGCTCGCGTCGCCGTCGTTCCAAGAGCTGGAGCGCTTCGTCGCGAAGGAGCGGAAGTCAGCCACCGTCTTCCCCTCGGAGGAGGACCTCTTCTCCGCGTTCCGGCTGACACCCTACAAGAACGTGAAGGTGCTGCTGCTGGGGCAGGACCCGTACCACGGGCCGGGCCAGGCGCACGGGCTGGCCTTCTCGGTGCAGCCCGGGGTGACGCCGCCGCCCTCGCTGGTGAACATCTTCAAGGAGCTGGAGAGCGACGTGAAGGTGCCGCGCCCGAAGGACGGCTCGCTGATTCCGTGGGCGAAGCAGGGCGTGCTGCTGCTCAACGCGGTGCTGACGGTGCGGCAGGCGGAGCCCAACAGCCACGCGGGGCACGGCTGGGAGGACTTCACGGACGAGGTCATCCGCGCGGTGAGCGCGAAGCAGGACCCGGTGGTGTTCCTGCTGTGGGGCCGCTACGCGCAGAAGAAGAAGAAGCTCATCGACGCGAAGCGGCATGTGGTGTTGGAAGGCACCCACCCCTCGCCGCTGTCGGCCAGCAACGGCTTCTTCGGCAGCCGTCCTTTCACCCAGGTGAACGAGGCGCTGAAGGCGAAGGGGCGTCCGACGGTGGACTGGACGCTGGCGCGCTGA